A window of the Flavobacterium sangjuense genome harbors these coding sequences:
- a CDS encoding DUF4292 domain-containing protein yields the protein MKKGLFILAIIFLSSCKSKAVFVDTKTPTAVVKDENALTSEKIIQNHYNNKNDFSTLYIRASAKYKHEDDSQSVSAEIKIKKDEKILVSIRVLGITMAKALITPKEVKYYEKINGNYFEGNYEALSQWLGTDLDFNKIQSMLIGQPIDDLTKGKYSFIITDKFYKLNAVEDNTEKSFFFEAEHFLLKKQEISQPEKERKFEVNYPNFQDFASGIFPAALTINAFQKNGKTTIIVDYNSITFNEDLSFPYSVPDGYDRIFIKD from the coding sequence ATGAAAAAAGGATTGTTTATTCTGGCGATTATTTTTTTGAGTTCCTGTAAATCGAAAGCGGTTTTTGTTGATACAAAGACTCCAACAGCGGTTGTAAAAGATGAGAACGCTTTAACTTCCGAAAAAATAATTCAAAATCATTACAATAATAAAAATGATTTTTCGACGTTATACATTAGGGCTAGCGCCAAGTACAAGCACGAAGATGATTCGCAAAGTGTTTCTGCCGAAATCAAAATAAAGAAAGACGAGAAGATTTTAGTAAGCATCCGTGTATTGGGAATCACTATGGCAAAAGCGTTGATTACGCCAAAGGAAGTAAAGTATTATGAAAAGATAAACGGGAATTATTTTGAAGGAAATTACGAAGCCTTGAGCCAATGGCTGGGAACCGATTTAGATTTTAATAAAATACAAAGTATGCTTATTGGGCAACCAATTGACGATTTGACAAAAGGGAAATATTCATTTATAATAACGGACAAATTCTATAAATTGAATGCTGTTGAAGACAATACCGAAAAATCTTTTTTCTTTGAAGCGGAGCATTTTTTACTAAAAAAACAAGAAATTAGTCAACCGGAAAAGGAAAGAAAATTTGAAGTGAATTATCCCAATTTTCAGGATTTTGCTTCGGGGATTTTCCCGGCAGCTTTGACGATAAATGCGTTTCAAAAGAATGGGAAAACAACTATTATAGTAGATTATAATTCGATAACGTTCAACGAAGATTTGTCTTTTCCTTACAGTGTTCCTGATGGATATGATAGAATTTTTATAAAAGATTAG
- a CDS encoding murein hydrolase activator EnvC family protein codes for MPKLFLSLLFFCFTIQMWSQPPTQEQLEERKAKIQLEIQEKEQLLQSVKSKEKSVVTQLMLQKEKIGLKEKLIKTTEKQTKLLGNDIYINQIKINQLNRELEQLRKDYAAMIMKSYKSRSEQSRAMFLLSSENFLQAYKRAQYMKQYASYRKMQGQEIEGKTKQLVGYTNKIVVQKTEKEKLIEENENEKKELEKEKKEQEKIALQIQKDKGKIIAEIKKKQQETRKIDAQIQKLIRQAIAEANKKTAAEKARANPKTTTAASTKAVESSTKIVLTSEGQLVANNFRANKGKLPWPVEKGAVSLPYGDQPHPIYKTLTVHNSGVEITTENGASARAVFGGEVTKVIKLSPLNIAVFIQHGDYFTVYQNLSSVNVSVGDKVSTKQTLGRIRTNGDTGKTIVKFLILQNTTYNNPASWLFNM; via the coding sequence ATGCCAAAATTATTTCTCTCTTTATTATTCTTCTGTTTCACAATTCAAATGTGGAGCCAACCGCCAACGCAGGAACAACTCGAAGAACGCAAAGCTAAAATTCAGTTAGAGATTCAGGAGAAAGAGCAATTATTACAATCGGTAAAAAGCAAAGAAAAATCGGTTGTTACTCAGCTAATGCTTCAAAAAGAAAAGATTGGATTAAAAGAAAAACTGATAAAAACAACCGAGAAGCAAACCAAGCTTTTAGGGAATGATATTTATATAAATCAAATAAAAATCAACCAACTCAACCGGGAATTAGAGCAACTCAGAAAGGATTATGCTGCGATGATTATGAAGTCATATAAAAGCCGATCTGAACAAAGCCGAGCGATGTTTTTATTGTCTTCAGAAAACTTTTTGCAAGCCTACAAAAGAGCACAGTATATGAAGCAATATGCAAGCTACAGAAAAATGCAAGGCCAGGAAATAGAAGGAAAAACAAAGCAATTGGTTGGTTATACCAATAAAATTGTTGTCCAAAAAACAGAAAAGGAAAAGCTAATTGAAGAAAACGAAAACGAAAAAAAAGAGTTAGAAAAAGAGAAAAAGGAGCAGGAAAAAATAGCGCTTCAAATACAAAAGGATAAGGGTAAAATCATAGCTGAAATCAAGAAAAAGCAACAGGAAACAAGAAAGATTGATGCTCAGATTCAAAAATTAATCCGCCAGGCAATTGCCGAAGCCAATAAGAAAACAGCTGCCGAAAAAGCCAGAGCTAATCCAAAGACAACTACAGCAGCATCAACGAAAGCGGTGGAATCTTCAACAAAAATTGTACTGACTTCCGAAGGGCAATTGGTTGCCAATAACTTCAGAGCCAACAAAGGGAAACTGCCTTGGCCTGTTGAAAAAGGAGCAGTTTCTTTACCGTACGGAGATCAGCCACATCCGATTTATAAAACACTTACAGTTCACAATAGCGGTGTTGAAATTACCACAGAAAACGGAGCTTCAGCCAGAGCAGTTTTTGGCGGTGAAGTGACTAAAGTAATTAAATTATCGCCTTTAAACATTGCGGTTTTTATACAACACGGAGATTATTTTACGGTATATCAAAACTTGAGTAGCGTAAACGTGAGCGTTGGCGATAAAGTTTCTACTAAACAAACCTTAGGGAGAATCAGAACTAATGGCGATACCGGGAAAACGATTGTGAAATTCCTGATACTTCAAAATACGACTTATAATAATCCGGCAAGTTGGCTGTTTAATATGTAA
- a CDS encoding transglutaminase-like domain-containing protein: protein MKTTLKWMALLCFFATTAFSQKNIDPTPEDVQRAKQLREKYSKDDIAVLESTDNISFDFNKKGSKVTVNHNSKEHLMNINYRADIHKYEFYDSESSIESFSMKYRNDKSTSFFVKDEFYKDKDLFYNDAKVKYMTVDFPVQGYTYRYEMQKKYDDVKYFTTLYFNDEYPILKKTISFSIPSWLEVELKEFNFEGYKINKTSRQENNITYVTYTMEDIPAVYKDEDAPGRSYTYPHILVLAKSFTKDGAQTTLFKTSDDLYKWYKSLLAMMTDDTTVMKAKVAELTANAKTDDEKIKNIYYWVQDNIRYIAFEDGIAGFKPDESNNVFEKRYGDCKGMANLIKQMLKLAGFDARLSWIGTKHIAYDYKTPSLAVDNHMICTLMYKGKKYFLDGTEKFNSLGEYAERIQNKEVMIEDGDKCIIDKIPTVTYAANKEQFKATLSIVNERLTGNCNHNYIGESRAQFLNIYNSFETNKKKERLEGYLSKQDKNILASDIKTSDFQNRDAKLNLDYKINIANKVSSFDNEIYIDLEFMNEFKGFAMKDRKVDYEMDYKTDYESQINLVIPDGYKVTRMPSNLSIKENNFDINITFDKTDKEIIYKKSFIFKNGCIKASEIDKWNDFNKKMIENYNQQITITK from the coding sequence ATGAAAACCACTTTGAAATGGATGGCTTTGTTGTGTTTTTTTGCGACTACTGCTTTCTCACAAAAAAACATTGATCCAACGCCTGAAGATGTACAACGGGCAAAGCAATTACGCGAAAAATATTCCAAAGATGATATTGCTGTCTTAGAAAGCACCGACAATATTAGTTTCGATTTTAATAAAAAAGGAAGTAAGGTAACCGTAAACCATAACTCCAAAGAACATTTGATGAACATCAACTATCGCGCTGATATTCACAAATATGAGTTTTATGATAGCGAGAGCAGCATTGAATCCTTTTCAATGAAATACCGTAATGACAAGTCGACTTCCTTTTTTGTAAAAGATGAGTTTTATAAGGACAAAGATTTATTTTATAACGACGCAAAAGTTAAGTATATGACTGTCGATTTTCCGGTTCAGGGCTATACTTACCGTTATGAAATGCAGAAAAAATATGATGATGTAAAGTATTTTACTACTCTGTATTTCAATGACGAATATCCGATTTTAAAAAAAACCATTTCATTCAGTATACCAAGTTGGCTTGAAGTTGAACTAAAAGAATTCAACTTTGAGGGTTATAAGATTAACAAAACATCACGCCAGGAAAACAACATCACCTATGTAACTTATACAATGGAAGACATTCCGGCTGTTTATAAAGACGAAGATGCTCCGGGAAGAAGTTATACTTATCCGCATATTTTAGTATTGGCAAAATCGTTTACCAAAGATGGTGCTCAGACTACTTTGTTTAAAACCAGTGATGATTTATATAAATGGTACAAATCATTATTGGCAATGATGACCGATGACACAACCGTAATGAAAGCAAAAGTTGCAGAGCTTACGGCAAATGCCAAAACAGATGACGAAAAAATCAAGAATATTTATTATTGGGTTCAGGACAACATCCGATACATCGCTTTTGAAGATGGAATTGCCGGATTCAAGCCTGATGAATCCAATAATGTTTTTGAAAAACGTTACGGTGATTGTAAAGGAATGGCAAATCTTATAAAGCAAATGCTAAAGCTTGCCGGTTTTGACGCACGTCTTTCATGGATTGGCACCAAACATATCGCTTACGATTATAAAACACCTTCATTGGCCGTAGACAATCATATGATTTGTACGCTAATGTATAAAGGCAAAAAATATTTCCTTGACGGAACAGAAAAATTCAATTCTTTGGGCGAATATGCCGAGCGTATCCAAAATAAGGAAGTCATGATTGAAGATGGCGACAAGTGTATAATAGACAAGATTCCGACAGTTACTTATGCAGCCAACAAAGAGCAATTTAAAGCGACTTTATCTATAGTAAATGAGCGTCTGACCGGCAACTGTAATCACAACTATATAGGCGAAAGCAGAGCCCAATTCCTAAACATTTACAACAGTTTTGAAACCAATAAGAAAAAGGAACGATTGGAAGGATATCTGTCAAAGCAGGATAAAAATATTTTAGCCAGTGATATAAAAACTTCTGATTTTCAAAACAGAGATGCCAAACTAAACCTTGATTATAAAATTAATATTGCCAATAAGGTTTCTTCTTTTGACAATGAAATATACATCGATTTGGAATTCATGAATGAGTTCAAAGGCTTTGCAATGAAAGACAGGAAAGTTGATTATGAAATGGATTATAAAACCGATTACGAGTCGCAAATCAATCTGGTAATTCCGGATGGTTATAAAGTAACCCGCATGCCGTCAAACCTTTCTATCAAAGAAAATAATTTTGACATAAACATCACATTTGACAAAACCGATAAAGAGATTATTTATAAAAAGTCATTCATCTTCAAAAACGGCTGCATCAAAGCAAGTGAAATAGATAAATGGAATGATTTCAATAAAAAAATGATAGAAAATTACAACCAACAAATTACTATTACCAAATAA
- a CDS encoding acyl-CoA thioesterase, with the protein MSPKHPSESLTILTDLVLPSETNPLNNLFGGELLARMDRAASIAARRHSRRITVTASVNHVAFNRSIPLGSVVTVEAKVSRAFNSSMEIFLDVWLEDRESGIRTKANEAIYTFVAVNETGNPVSVPPIVPETELEKERYDAALRRKQLSLVLAGKMKPHDATELKALFI; encoded by the coding sequence ATGAGTCCAAAACATCCTTCCGAATCGTTAACCATCTTAACTGACTTAGTTTTACCAAGCGAAACCAATCCTTTAAATAATCTTTTTGGAGGCGAATTATTAGCCCGAATGGACAGAGCTGCCAGTATTGCTGCCAGAAGACATTCGCGAAGAATTACTGTTACTGCTTCTGTAAATCACGTAGCTTTTAATCGTTCCATTCCTTTAGGAAGTGTCGTAACTGTTGAAGCTAAAGTATCACGAGCATTCAATTCTTCGATGGAAATTTTTTTGGATGTTTGGTTAGAAGACAGAGAATCTGGCATCAGAACCAAAGCGAATGAAGCTATTTATACTTTTGTAGCTGTAAATGAAACCGGAAATCCTGTAAGTGTTCCTCCTATCGTTCCCGAAACAGAACTGGAGAAAGAACGCTATGATGCAGCTTTACGCAGAAAACAATTGAGTTTGGTCTTGGCCGGAAAAATGAAACCTCACGATGCGACAGAATTAAAAGCATTGTTTATTTAA